The following proteins are encoded in a genomic region of Paraburkholderia sp. BL23I1N1:
- a CDS encoding glycosyltransferase family 2 protein gives MNVTTVQQRNTDGLSVSIVVYWPDAELLARTLASLATATSELRRERPDLAIEVCLVDNGGGESAPISMDLLKGQGVCCSVLSGHGNVGYGRGHNLAIGHAASGYHLVLNPDIDLDPTSLVEALTFFEQHPEVGLLTPRIGDENGGLQYLCRRYPTLFDLFVRGFLPYGVQRHFRRRLARYEMRDVINERDVVWDPPIVSGCFMLFRTDLLKRLAGFDPRYFLYFEDYDLSLRAHDITRVAYVPGVRVLHHGGGASRKGWAHIKMFAASAFKFFNRFGWKWL, from the coding sequence ATGAATGTTACAACTGTGCAGCAGCGCAACACTGACGGATTATCTGTATCGATTGTAGTCTATTGGCCTGATGCGGAGTTGCTGGCACGGACGCTTGCCAGTTTAGCCACGGCTACCAGCGAGTTGCGTCGCGAACGCCCGGATCTGGCGATCGAAGTCTGCCTTGTCGACAATGGTGGGGGCGAAAGCGCGCCAATCAGCATGGACCTGTTGAAGGGGCAGGGCGTCTGCTGCAGCGTCCTCAGCGGCCATGGCAATGTCGGCTATGGGCGTGGACATAATCTTGCCATTGGGCACGCCGCAAGCGGCTACCATTTGGTGCTGAATCCCGATATCGACCTCGATCCGACGTCGCTTGTTGAGGCGCTGACGTTCTTCGAGCAACATCCGGAAGTCGGTTTATTGACGCCGCGCATCGGAGATGAGAACGGCGGGCTACAGTACCTGTGTCGCCGCTATCCAACGCTATTTGATCTTTTCGTGCGCGGGTTCCTGCCGTACGGCGTGCAACGGCATTTCCGGCGGCGTCTGGCGCGCTACGAAATGCGCGATGTGATCAATGAGCGCGACGTGGTCTGGGATCCGCCCATCGTAAGCGGCTGTTTCATGTTGTTCCGCACGGATCTGCTGAAGCGCCTCGCTGGTTTCGATCCGCGATACTTCCTCTACTTCGAGGACTACGATCTCAGCCTGCGTGCGCATGACATCACGCGTGTTGCGTACGTGCCCGGTGTGCGTGTGCTGCACCATGGCGGAGGCGCGTCGCGCAAGGGTTGGGCGCATATCAAGATGTTTGCCGCTTCCGCCTTCAAGTTCTTCAACCGATTCGGCTGGAAATGGCTGTGA
- a CDS encoding SDR family oxidoreductase, with protein MSRILVTGANGFVGRVVCRELLRNGHAVTGLVRSADSCVDGVQEWVHDSKDFSGLGADWPQGLSVDCVVHTAARVHVTHDEALDPLAEFRATNVDGSQRVAEAAYRHGAHRMVFVSSIKAVAETDAGQPLREDDPTSPQDAYGRSKLEAEQALASFGARTGLDIVTVRPPLVYGPEVRANFLSLMTAIARGVPLPLGSIGALRSIVYVGNLAQALAQCATDPRAAPGCFHVADRDAPTVAGLARSIGRHLHKPARLVPMPTSWLRAAGRLTGRTESVDRLVSDLRVDTSRIQTVLGWQPPYSTDEGLAATAEWYRSTH; from the coding sequence GTGAGCAGAATTCTTGTCACTGGCGCAAATGGTTTCGTCGGCCGGGTTGTTTGCCGGGAATTGCTTCGCAATGGGCACGCTGTCACCGGGCTCGTCAGGAGCGCTGACAGTTGCGTCGACGGCGTGCAGGAATGGGTGCATGACAGCAAAGACTTCTCGGGGCTCGGCGCTGATTGGCCGCAAGGACTTTCGGTCGACTGTGTGGTGCATACGGCGGCGCGCGTCCATGTGACGCACGACGAAGCGTTGGACCCGCTTGCCGAGTTTCGTGCCACAAATGTGGACGGCTCACAACGTGTAGCCGAAGCGGCGTACCGGCACGGCGCGCACCGGATGGTTTTTGTCAGCAGCATCAAGGCCGTTGCGGAAACAGATGCCGGTCAGCCTTTGCGCGAGGATGATCCGACGTCCCCGCAAGATGCCTACGGCCGCTCAAAACTTGAGGCGGAACAGGCGCTGGCGAGCTTTGGCGCGCGTACGGGTCTGGATATCGTCACTGTCCGGCCTCCGCTCGTGTACGGGCCGGAAGTGCGCGCCAACTTCCTCAGCCTGATGACGGCGATCGCGCGGGGTGTTCCCCTGCCGCTTGGTTCGATCGGCGCGCTTCGCAGCATAGTGTATGTCGGGAACCTCGCGCAGGCGCTCGCGCAATGCGCAACGGATCCGCGTGCCGCGCCAGGCTGTTTTCATGTCGCTGACCGCGACGCCCCCACGGTCGCCGGGCTGGCGCGGTCCATCGGTCGGCACCTGCACAAGCCGGCCCGCCTCGTACCCATGCCGACCAGTTGGCTGCGTGCAGCGGGCCGGCTGACGGGGCGCACCGAATCTGTCGACCGGCTGGTCAGCGATTTGCGCGTCGACACGTCGCGCATTCAGACTGTACTCGGCTGGCAGCCACCCTATTCGACCGACGAAGGGTTGGCTGCGACAGCTGAGTGGTATCGGTCAACGCATTGA
- a CDS encoding glycosyltransferase family 4 protein produces the protein MLIQHNVIQHNAVLPWFFEPLVGAGAAVACAGILWFLLVTGIAWWLATDIPNDRSLHTRPTPRIGGWGIVPVVAIAIALFAPSLWLIAAGMLLVAAVSQVDDRRGLPARVRFAAHLVVVIAVVTVYPAHVPVLLLAIIAFLMVWLINLYNFMDGADGLAGGMTLLGFAGYAVGASISVHPSPELALAATAVAGAAAGFLIFNFHPARIFLGDAGSIPMGFLAGAFGYWGWREDVWPIWFPALVFSPFIGDASVTLLRRMRRGEKIWQAHRDHYYQRMVRYGLGHSKTACVWYVVMLSGIILANLSLGWPSRLQWCSVGVWVGVLALIGIGVDSRWRRFNSATFE, from the coding sequence ATGTTGATACAACACAACGTGATACAACACAACGCGGTTTTGCCGTGGTTCTTCGAGCCGCTCGTCGGAGCTGGAGCGGCGGTCGCCTGTGCGGGCATCCTTTGGTTTCTCCTTGTAACGGGGATTGCGTGGTGGCTCGCCACGGATATTCCTAACGACCGCTCGCTGCATACCCGACCGACGCCGCGCATTGGCGGGTGGGGCATCGTCCCAGTGGTTGCGATCGCCATTGCCCTTTTCGCACCGTCGTTGTGGTTGATTGCCGCTGGGATGCTGTTGGTGGCGGCCGTCTCGCAGGTCGACGATCGTCGGGGCCTGCCTGCCCGCGTGCGGTTTGCTGCGCACCTGGTTGTCGTGATCGCGGTCGTCACCGTCTATCCGGCCCATGTCCCGGTATTGCTGCTCGCGATCATCGCGTTTCTGATGGTGTGGCTGATCAATTTGTATAACTTCATGGACGGTGCCGACGGTCTCGCTGGCGGCATGACGCTACTAGGCTTTGCGGGCTACGCCGTTGGCGCTTCGATTAGCGTGCACCCTTCGCCGGAACTGGCCTTGGCCGCCACTGCGGTGGCGGGGGCAGCCGCCGGTTTCCTGATTTTTAACTTTCATCCTGCCAGGATCTTCCTGGGCGACGCTGGCTCGATTCCGATGGGGTTTCTGGCCGGCGCGTTCGGTTACTGGGGATGGCGCGAAGACGTGTGGCCGATCTGGTTTCCCGCGCTGGTCTTTTCGCCATTCATTGGCGATGCTTCGGTGACACTGCTACGGCGCATGCGTCGTGGAGAGAAAATCTGGCAAGCACACCGCGATCATTACTATCAGCGCATGGTGCGATATGGCTTGGGACACTCGAAGACCGCTTGTGTCTGGTACGTGGTCATGCTGAGTGGCATAATCCTTGCTAATCTGTCTCTAGGATGGCCATCAAGGCTTCAATGGTGTAGCGTTGGCGTTTGGGTAGGCGTGCTAGCGTTGATCGGGATCGGCGTCGATTCGAGATGGCGTCGTTTTAACTCCGCAACTTTCGAATAA
- a CDS encoding nucleoside-diphosphate sugar epimerase/dehydratase: MFRHKASWLSFSAFLFDLCAVAGTWLAAYLIRFNGSVPAEFWTGAVRTLVWTLPVYALMFRVFGLYRGMWVFASLPDLMRIAKAVLAGAFAMMMVAAMVQPHPSVPRSVLLVSPLLLFLIMGGSRALYRASKEFYLYGGLIGQGKPVVVLGAGNSGANLARELSRSSEWRLVGLLDDDPAKQGREIYGHKVLGPISDLQRWATDMKVEHAIIAIPSASVEAQRRVATMCVRAGVRAMVLPALTALTQGQAFLSRVRQIDLEDLLGRQPVKIDMPHVEALLRGRVVMVTGAGGSIGSELCRQILRFEPAQLVAFDLSEYAMYRLTEELHERFPKLSVIPVIGDAKDSLLLDQVLSRYTPHILFHAAAYKHVPLMEELNAWQAVRNNVLGTYRVARAAIRHDVKHFVLISTDKAVNPTNVMGASKRLAEMACQALQQTSTRTQFETVRFGNVLGSAGSVIPKFQQQIAKGGPVTVTHPEITRFFMTIPEASQLVLQASSMGQGGEIFILDMGEPVKIVDLARDLIRLYGFSEEHIRIVFTGLRPGEKLYEELLADDEATTRTPHPKLRIAQAREVPDNLLDELLPWLMQHRVPSDQEVRRDLRRWVPEYQPATAPALQSVTGVPRAV, from the coding sequence ATGTTTCGGCACAAAGCTTCATGGCTATCTTTTAGCGCCTTCCTGTTTGACCTGTGCGCGGTCGCCGGAACCTGGCTTGCCGCGTATTTGATCCGCTTCAACGGCTCCGTCCCGGCCGAATTCTGGACCGGCGCCGTCAGAACGCTCGTCTGGACCCTTCCGGTCTACGCGCTGATGTTCCGTGTGTTTGGGCTTTACCGTGGTATGTGGGTGTTCGCCAGCTTGCCAGACCTCATGCGCATCGCGAAGGCGGTGCTGGCCGGCGCCTTCGCAATGATGATGGTGGCGGCGATGGTTCAGCCGCATCCAAGCGTTCCGCGCTCAGTGCTGCTCGTGTCCCCCTTACTCCTGTTCCTCATCATGGGTGGTTCGCGCGCGCTATATCGCGCATCAAAAGAGTTTTATCTTTACGGCGGCTTGATCGGCCAGGGGAAGCCGGTCGTTGTGCTCGGCGCCGGCAACTCCGGTGCAAACCTTGCTCGCGAACTGTCGCGTTCGAGCGAATGGCGGCTGGTCGGCTTGCTGGACGACGATCCCGCCAAGCAAGGCCGCGAGATATACGGACACAAGGTATTGGGCCCAATCAGCGATCTACAGCGTTGGGCAACGGACATGAAGGTCGAGCACGCGATCATTGCGATTCCGTCGGCATCGGTGGAGGCGCAACGGCGAGTTGCGACGATGTGCGTGCGTGCTGGGGTGCGAGCTATGGTGTTGCCGGCGTTAACCGCTCTGACGCAGGGCCAGGCGTTTCTGTCGCGCGTGCGTCAGATCGACCTGGAGGACCTTCTGGGCCGTCAACCGGTGAAGATCGACATGCCGCACGTCGAAGCGCTATTGCGCGGTCGTGTTGTGATGGTGACGGGCGCCGGCGGCTCGATTGGTTCGGAGCTATGTCGCCAGATTCTGCGCTTCGAACCGGCTCAGCTTGTAGCATTCGATCTTTCTGAATATGCGATGTATCGCCTGACGGAAGAATTGCACGAGCGATTTCCGAAGCTGTCGGTCATTCCCGTGATCGGCGATGCCAAAGATTCGCTGCTGCTCGATCAGGTGTTGTCTCGCTACACGCCGCACATCTTGTTTCATGCTGCTGCCTACAAGCACGTGCCGTTGATGGAAGAGCTCAACGCGTGGCAGGCCGTGCGCAACAACGTATTGGGCACGTATCGGGTGGCACGGGCAGCGATTCGTCACGACGTAAAGCATTTCGTGCTGATCTCGACAGACAAGGCCGTGAATCCAACTAACGTAATGGGTGCAAGCAAGCGTCTCGCTGAGATGGCGTGTCAGGCGTTGCAGCAGACCAGCACGCGCACGCAGTTCGAAACGGTGCGTTTCGGAAACGTGCTGGGCAGCGCGGGAAGCGTCATTCCAAAGTTTCAACAGCAGATCGCGAAAGGCGGCCCGGTGACGGTCACGCACCCGGAGATCACGCGTTTCTTCATGACGATTCCTGAGGCTTCGCAGCTTGTGCTGCAAGCGTCTAGCATGGGGCAGGGCGGCGAGATTTTCATTCTCGATATGGGCGAGCCCGTAAAAATCGTCGATCTGGCCAGAGACTTGATCCGGCTTTACGGATTCAGCGAAGAGCATATCCGAATTGTATTTACCGGCTTGCGACCGGGCGAGAAGTTGTACGAAGAACTGCTGGCCGACGACGAAGCGACCACGCGAACGCCACATCCCAAGCTGCGCATCGCGCAGGCACGCGAGGTGCCCGATAATCTGCTGGACGAACTGCTTCCCTGGTTGATGCAGCATCGTGTGCCAAGCGATCAGGAGGTTCGACGTGACTTGCGGCGCTGGGTGCCGGAGTATCAGCCGGCTACTGCCCCTGCGCTACAGAGCGTGACTGGGGTTCCTCGCGCGGTGTAA
- a CDS encoding DMT family transporter, translating to MSRTPSNSLRGIALLLISQFLLVSMDATAKKLSLTISVPLLVWARYTVHLALMVLFFVPSRGRSVLATKSLPTQICRGLLLLATSIFGLVALHILPMAETAGLAFMSPLIATILAGPWLGERVGRVGWCAISVGALGAILISRPSSHLPIEGVLLVLASAVSFSFYQILTRKLSQTEDSVTMLFYTALVGTVCLSVALPWFRQGATPTWTQTLAILSLGVYAGLGHFCVIRAFRYAPVSTLTPFMYVQLVWAALLGWIIFGHFPDGLSIVGIFIVVGGGLLLSFTRRTQIAVSIQSPGELNARVIRQTN from the coding sequence ATGTCACGCACTCCTTCGAACTCACTGCGCGGTATCGCGTTGCTGTTGATTTCCCAATTTTTACTTGTCTCGATGGACGCGACCGCGAAAAAGCTTTCGCTGACCATTTCCGTCCCGCTGCTCGTGTGGGCACGGTACACAGTGCACTTGGCACTGATGGTGCTCTTCTTTGTGCCATCCCGCGGCCGCTCCGTGCTTGCTACCAAGAGTCTGCCCACACAGATATGTCGCGGACTGCTTTTGCTTGCAACAAGCATTTTCGGCCTTGTAGCTCTGCACATCTTGCCGATGGCAGAGACGGCCGGTCTGGCGTTCATGTCGCCCTTGATTGCCACAATATTGGCCGGCCCTTGGCTGGGCGAACGAGTGGGGCGTGTTGGCTGGTGCGCAATCTCGGTAGGAGCATTAGGCGCGATTCTCATCTCACGCCCGAGCAGCCACTTACCAATAGAGGGAGTATTGCTCGTATTGGCATCCGCCGTCTCATTCAGTTTCTATCAGATACTAACGAGAAAGCTGAGTCAGACCGAGGACAGCGTGACAATGCTTTTTTACACTGCGTTAGTGGGAACCGTTTGCCTTAGTGTCGCGCTCCCTTGGTTCCGGCAAGGAGCGACGCCAACGTGGACGCAGACCCTTGCGATTTTGTCGCTAGGCGTGTACGCAGGTCTCGGTCATTTCTGCGTCATCCGCGCATTCCGATACGCGCCGGTTTCCACGCTAACACCATTTATGTACGTGCAGTTGGTATGGGCCGCACTGCTGGGATGGATCATATTTGGTCATTTCCCGGACGGCTTGAGCATCGTCGGCATATTCATCGTTGTAGGTGGTGGATTGCTGCTGTCGTTTACGCGGCGCACGCAGATCGCTGTAAGCATCCAGTCTCCCGGCGAACTAAACGCGCGCGTGATTCGACAAACGAATTAA
- a CDS encoding acyltransferase: MSSKNLEIERLRAVAVLLVVYAHAPFNRLFTPYLYSTFTGVDLFFVISGFVVSRSFMRSIPDFGGLDLTTRISQSRNQVVTFYLRRVFRILPSASFYMMIAILVSGLLHRDGSNSSFAYPANIFREIVSIYGGIYNYALAAGAVTDNLAPYWSLAVEEHFYLFTPILLVLCARRQQRIAALLAGIAIVLAVFRPLTSGNIINVSHTRFDALFYGVLISVIFERPPKAHISNLEHMQSVSAVLRTRLQATLASNRLQTTLKTTIAFSACALLALLPGVTNTALLDGTASSNFDTSSAALLSYELVSVALVLLASLNRGWIFEIPLLRSLLEYIGSRSYAVYLAHWVVVQIYNDLFFRYYENIPEFLKLTRMGYGIQFTAYVAISFLVAEASYRLIERPFIGVGNLFLTSTPPQSKRVGISETG, translated from the coding sequence ATGAGTTCGAAAAATTTAGAAATAGAACGTCTTCGCGCAGTGGCCGTGCTCTTGGTAGTGTATGCCCATGCGCCGTTCAACAGATTGTTTACACCTTACCTATATTCGACGTTCACCGGGGTCGACCTTTTTTTTGTCATTTCGGGCTTTGTCGTCTCCCGTTCATTCATGCGTTCGATACCGGACTTTGGCGGTCTGGACCTGACAACGCGAATCTCCCAAAGCCGGAATCAGGTTGTCACCTTTTATCTCCGCCGTGTATTCCGAATTCTGCCATCGGCCTCGTTTTATATGATGATTGCCATTCTGGTCTCAGGTTTGCTACATCGAGACGGCAGTAATTCTTCCTTTGCTTACCCCGCGAACATATTTCGAGAAATCGTCTCCATATATGGAGGGATTTATAACTACGCCCTAGCAGCGGGCGCAGTAACCGATAATCTTGCCCCGTATTGGTCATTGGCTGTAGAAGAGCATTTCTATCTGTTCACTCCGATCCTGCTTGTTTTGTGTGCGCGGCGACAGCAGCGAATTGCAGCCTTACTTGCAGGTATTGCCATTGTTCTCGCTGTATTTAGACCGTTGACTTCCGGGAATATCATCAACGTTTCACATACCCGTTTCGACGCACTTTTCTACGGCGTGCTTATCTCGGTAATTTTTGAGCGCCCTCCAAAAGCACATATAAGTAACTTAGAACATATGCAAAGCGTGAGCGCAGTGTTACGAACAAGACTGCAGGCGACGCTTGCCTCCAATCGACTTCAAACCACGCTAAAGACCACAATCGCATTCAGCGCTTGCGCATTGCTAGCGCTCTTGCCAGGCGTAACGAATACCGCTCTACTCGACGGCACTGCCTCGTCAAACTTCGACACCTCGTCGGCTGCACTTCTGTCTTATGAGCTGGTATCCGTGGCACTCGTTCTGCTTGCCTCACTAAATCGAGGATGGATATTTGAAATTCCATTGCTTCGCTCGTTGCTGGAATACATTGGATCACGCTCCTACGCTGTGTACCTCGCTCACTGGGTTGTCGTTCAGATTTACAACGATCTATTTTTCCGTTATTACGAAAATATTCCAGAATTTCTTAAATTGACAAGAATGGGATATGGCATTCAGTTCACTGCTTATGTGGCGATTTCTTTCTTGGTGGCGGAGGCATCCTATCGCCTTATCGAAAGGCCATTTATTGGAGTGGGAAACCTGTTTCTTACGTCCACACCGCCCCAAAGCAAAAGGGTCGGCATATCGGAAACCGGCTGA
- a CDS encoding IS5 family transposase, translated as MKKRRPYPTDVLDEEWYFAAPYLSLMNKDAPQHRYELREMFNALRWIVRAGAPWRLLPNDFPPWELVYQQTQRWIQAGCFEAMVNELRSIIRVAQGRQGQPSAVILDGRTLQSTCESGPRAGYDGYKRKRGSKVHMAVDTLGQLLAVHVTPANEQERAQVGELARQVQQATGQTVKVAFADQGYAGEEPAQAALDEGIELQVIKLSEAKKGFVLLPRRWVVERSFGWLNRFRRLARDYERLPETLAALHFVVFAVLMLVHFATLNKST; from the coding sequence ATGAAAAAACGCAGGCCATACCCGACGGATGTATTGGATGAAGAGTGGTACTTCGCCGCTCCGTACCTGAGCTTGATGAACAAGGACGCACCGCAGCACCGCTATGAACTGCGCGAGATGTTCAACGCGCTGCGCTGGATCGTACGCGCGGGTGCTCCGTGGCGTCTGTTGCCAAATGATTTTCCGCCGTGGGAGCTTGTTTACCAGCAGACGCAACGCTGGATTCAGGCGGGTTGCTTCGAGGCCATGGTGAACGAGCTGCGTTCGATCATCCGGGTCGCGCAGGGCCGACAGGGCCAGCCCAGCGCGGTCATCCTCGATGGGCGCACGCTGCAGTCGACCTGCGAAAGTGGACCTCGCGCCGGTTACGACGGCTACAAACGCAAACGCGGTAGCAAGGTCCACATGGCGGTTGATACTTTGGGGCAATTGCTTGCTGTGCATGTTACGCCGGCCAACGAACAGGAGCGCGCGCAGGTCGGAGAACTGGCACGTCAGGTTCAGCAGGCCACGGGCCAGACGGTCAAGGTGGCGTTCGCCGATCAGGGATATGCCGGCGAAGAGCCTGCGCAGGCGGCACTCGACGAAGGAATCGAGCTTCAGGTAATCAAGCTGTCGGAGGCGAAAAAGGGCTTCGTGCTGTTGCCGCGCCGCTGGGTGGTCGAGCGCAGCTTCGGCTGGCTTAACCGCTTCCGCCGACTGGCCAGAGACTACGAGCGATTGCCCGAAACCTTGGCTGCTTTGCACTTCGTCGTATTCGCCGTGCTTATGCTTGTCCACTTCGCAACCCTTAACAAAAGTACCTAA
- a CDS encoding glycosyltransferase, whose product MLSFALGFLVSLLITLLIVRYAHLHEKFSTDTDLAGVQKFHVRPVPRIGGAGILIGLIVSAVQLHHAYPAVSGGILGLIACGMPAFVSGLVEDLTKRVPPLARLVCTMAAAALAYFLLDIAVTRISVPPLDFLLSYAVISCAVTVLAVAALANAINIIDGFNGLASMVAFMMFASLAYVAFQVSDPIVLSASFMMMGAVLGFFIWNFPAGLIFLGDGGAYFIGFMLAELSIMLVMRNREVSAWYPVLLFMYPIFETCFSIYRKKFIRGMSPGIPDGVHLHMLVYKRLMRWAVGARTARELTRRNSLTSPYLWLLCLIAVVPATLFWRHTLHLFCFVVVFAATYVWLYVSIVRFKSPRWMVVRKGKQ is encoded by the coding sequence ATGCTTAGTTTTGCGCTCGGCTTTCTCGTTTCACTGCTGATCACGCTGTTGATCGTGCGCTATGCGCATTTGCATGAAAAATTCTCGACCGATACCGATCTGGCCGGCGTGCAGAAATTCCATGTGCGTCCCGTGCCGCGTATCGGCGGCGCCGGGATTCTGATCGGGCTGATCGTGTCTGCCGTGCAGTTGCATCATGCATATCCCGCCGTGTCGGGTGGCATTCTGGGGCTCATCGCGTGCGGCATGCCGGCGTTCGTCTCGGGCCTGGTCGAGGATCTGACCAAGCGCGTGCCGCCGCTCGCGCGGCTCGTCTGTACGATGGCGGCTGCCGCCCTCGCCTACTTCCTGCTGGATATCGCCGTCACGCGCATCAGCGTGCCGCCGCTCGATTTTCTGCTCTCGTACGCGGTGATCTCCTGCGCGGTCACTGTGCTGGCCGTGGCGGCGCTCGCCAACGCGATCAATATCATCGACGGCTTCAATGGCCTCGCGTCGATGGTCGCGTTCATGATGTTCGCGTCGCTCGCCTACGTGGCGTTCCAGGTGTCCGATCCGATCGTGCTGTCGGCGTCGTTCATGATGATGGGCGCGGTGCTTGGCTTCTTCATCTGGAATTTTCCGGCGGGGCTGATTTTTCTCGGCGATGGTGGCGCGTATTTCATCGGCTTCATGCTCGCCGAACTGTCGATCATGCTGGTGATGCGCAACCGCGAAGTGTCGGCGTGGTATCCGGTGCTGTTGTTCATGTATCCGATCTTTGAGACGTGCTTTTCGATCTACCGGAAGAAGTTTATTCGCGGGATGTCGCCTGGGATTCCCGATGGCGTACATCTGCATATGCTGGTTTATAAGCGGTTGATGCGGTGGGCGGTGGGAGCTAGGACGGCGCGGGAGTTGACGCGACGGAATTCGTTAACTTCGCCGTATCTGTGGCTGCTATGTCTGATTGCAGTCGTGCCGGCGACGTTGTTCTGGCGGCATACGCTGCATCTGTTTTGTTTTGTGGTGGTGTTCGCCGCGACTTATGTGTGGCTTTACGTGAGCATCGTGCGGTTTAAGTCGCCGCGGTGGATGGTGGTGAGGAAGGGGAAGCAGTAG
- a CDS encoding methyl-accepting chemotaxis protein, with translation MLNNITIRGGLTLVISVFVAFLLTVIGVGYGALKLANSSLDETQHSAVALSHLKASSEKLLQVQLALGSYQTLFSVGKQTDDLLPAAHKVLVESHKDFGSYMAGPFASEDEKKFAQAVEQARNALVDKAIEPEFKALTDFDFNTFRNIQGETANALYAAYSKSIGALERLQMDSQRKQAETAAQRFQVATLLFAAIGAISIVIGVMARVGLSAAVIKPVNATIKHFERIAAGDLTIAIKSKSRNEMGQLLSALTKMRDGLVETVAKVRGSTTAITQGANEIASGNADLSSRTEQQAAALQQTAASMEQLSATVKQNADNAKQANRLAQGALDTVTRGGAVVSRVTETMDGITESSRKVAEIIGMIEGIAFQTNILALNAAVEAARAGEQGRGFAVVASEVRSLAQRSGAAAKEIKELIGESAAKVEQGASLVSDAQKTIHEAMDAVQRVTGVMNEIEASALEQSDGIEQVNKAVSQIDEVTQHNAALVEEAAAAAKSLEEQATVLRDAVAVFRLEMHQ, from the coding sequence ATGCTTAACAACATCACCATTCGTGGCGGCCTGACGCTAGTGATCAGCGTGTTCGTTGCGTTCCTGCTGACCGTAATCGGCGTCGGCTACGGTGCGCTGAAGCTCGCGAATAGCAGCCTCGATGAAACGCAGCACAGTGCCGTGGCACTGTCTCATCTGAAGGCAAGCTCCGAGAAGCTGCTGCAGGTGCAACTCGCGCTCGGCTCCTATCAGACGCTCTTCAGCGTCGGCAAGCAAACGGACGACCTGTTGCCGGCCGCGCATAAGGTGCTGGTCGAATCGCACAAAGACTTCGGCAGCTACATGGCCGGCCCGTTCGCGAGCGAGGATGAGAAGAAATTCGCGCAGGCCGTCGAGCAGGCACGCAATGCGCTCGTCGATAAGGCCATTGAACCTGAGTTCAAGGCGCTGACCGACTTCGACTTCAATACCTTCCGCAACATCCAGGGCGAAACGGCGAACGCCCTTTACGCAGCCTATTCGAAATCCATCGGTGCGCTCGAGCGATTGCAGATGGACAGTCAGCGCAAGCAAGCCGAGACGGCGGCGCAGCGCTTCCAGGTGGCGACGTTGCTGTTTGCCGCGATCGGCGCAATTTCCATCGTGATCGGCGTGATGGCGCGAGTCGGTCTATCGGCGGCGGTGATCAAGCCGGTCAATGCAACGATCAAACACTTCGAGCGCATTGCTGCGGGCGATCTGACGATCGCAATCAAAAGCAAATCGCGCAACGAGATGGGCCAGTTATTGAGCGCATTGACGAAGATGCGAGACGGACTCGTCGAGACGGTGGCGAAGGTCCGCGGTAGTACCACGGCGATCACGCAAGGCGCAAACGAGATCGCCTCGGGCAACGCCGATCTGTCGTCGCGCACCGAGCAGCAGGCTGCGGCACTTCAGCAGACAGCGGCAAGCATGGAGCAGCTTTCGGCGACGGTGAAGCAGAACGCCGACAACGCGAAGCAGGCGAACCGATTGGCGCAGGGGGCGTTGGACACGGTGACGCGTGGCGGCGCTGTGGTGTCGCGCGTCACCGAGACGATGGACGGAATCACTGAATCGTCGCGCAAGGTGGCCGAGATCATCGGCATGATCGAGGGGATCGCGTTTCAGACCAACATTCTCGCGTTAAACGCAGCAGTGGAGGCGGCGCGGGCGGGCGAGCAGGGGCGTGGCTTCGCGGTGGTGGCCTCCGAGGTGCGCAGCCTCGCGCAGCGCTCCGGCGCGGCAGCGAAGGAAATCAAGGAACTGATCGGCGAATCGGCCGCGAAGGTGGAGCAGGGTGCATCGCTCGTGTCCGACGCACAGAAGACAATTCACGAAGCCATGGACGCGGTTCAACGCGTCACGGGCGTCATGAATGAAATCGAGGCGTCGGCGCTCGAACAGAGCGACGGGATCGAGCAGGTCAACAAGGCAGTCTCACAGATCGACGAAGTCACGCAGCACAATGCGGCTCTCGTAGAAGAGGCCGCTGCGGCGGCCAAATCGCTGGAAGAGCAAGCGACGGTGCTGCGCGATGCGGTCGCGGTGTTCCGGCTCGAGATGCATCAATGA